Proteins co-encoded in one Haloarcula pelagica genomic window:
- a CDS encoding type II secretion system F family protein, producing MATTEQSETQRWLVRKTAWLYEPLRRFFATRTDRHLGLREQLNAARMPVTVEAYLARSAVLAIITGVLGAGIGLAISWWAATTGVLSTLSGVSGTGALGRFVSDNRTLVVSLVLPVVSGTLLAVGTWYVRYYLPSQRATARARRLALVYPSGVTYMYALSRGGLDIVEILRRLAEDEETYGEVAREAALVTNQMDYLGRDFLQALREASEVTPSPLLSDFFSDLLSIVESGDRSTRSSRISARTLYRTRARCRRSIWNGSNCSRRCTSHC from the coding sequence ATGGCGACCACGGAACAGTCCGAGACCCAGCGGTGGCTCGTCCGAAAGACGGCCTGGCTCTACGAGCCGCTCAGGCGCTTTTTCGCGACGCGGACGGACCGGCACCTCGGGCTCCGGGAGCAGCTCAACGCGGCTCGGATGCCGGTGACCGTCGAGGCGTATCTCGCCAGGTCGGCGGTTCTGGCGATCATCACGGGTGTTCTCGGGGCCGGGATCGGGCTGGCGATCAGCTGGTGGGCGGCCACGACCGGCGTGCTGTCGACGCTGTCCGGGGTCTCGGGGACCGGAGCACTGGGGCGGTTCGTCAGCGACAACCGGACGCTCGTGGTCAGTCTCGTCCTTCCGGTGGTGTCGGGGACGCTGCTTGCCGTCGGGACCTGGTACGTCCGGTACTACCTGCCCAGTCAGCGAGCGACGGCCAGGGCGCGGCGGCTCGCGCTCGTCTACCCCTCCGGCGTGACCTACATGTACGCGCTCTCCCGGGGCGGGCTAGACATCGTCGAGATCCTCCGCCGACTCGCCGAGGACGAGGAGACCTACGGCGAGGTCGCCCGGGAGGCCGCGCTCGTGACGAACCAGATGGACTACCTCGGCAGGGACTTCCTCCAGGCGCTCCGGGAGGCCAGCGAGGTGACGCCGTCGCCCCTGCTCAGTGACTTCTTCAGCGACTTGCTGAGTATCGTCGAGTCCGGGGATCGGTCGACTCGTTCCTCGCGGATCAGCGCGAGGACGCTATACAGGACGCGCGCTCGGTGCAGGCGGAGTATCTGGAACGGGTCGAACTGTTCGCGGAGGTGTACGTCACACTGTTGA
- a CDS encoding type II secretion system F family protein, whose product MQAEYLERVELFAEVYVTLLIAGPLFVLILLMVIGITGTSTLREVNAIVYVGIPLGSTLAILVLDQLGAPFRQRTLAATEPILEPPTVPDDQAAKAYAKRKRRAQLLDTLTHPWRLFLDRPPHVLTLSVPLAAAVVGALVAGDLASVGLSALFDTPLRTTVLLIVVPLFVALVPLAAFQELRQRRLDTIRRRFPNVLSSWASANRMGLRPSEALRLASERADTALSAEMRRVNDETEWFDDLRGALLRLARRSRTRIVTRTLRLIVEADEASGNLDETLSVAAEDARMQRELERARTRELSSYVVAALVSFFVYLAILLLINEFYFEQAVAVGQQATTDAELPVSLQSIDTAGFKLAFIHSSLVQALFIGLVAGKLSSGRVLAGLKYSLGLMIVTVVAFGVV is encoded by the coding sequence GTGCAGGCGGAGTATCTGGAACGGGTCGAACTGTTCGCGGAGGTGTACGTCACACTGTTGATCGCCGGCCCGCTGTTCGTCCTCATCCTGCTGATGGTCATCGGAATCACCGGTACGTCGACGCTGCGGGAGGTAAACGCCATCGTCTACGTCGGTATCCCGCTGGGGTCGACGCTGGCGATCCTCGTCCTCGACCAGTTGGGCGCGCCGTTCCGGCAGCGCACGCTCGCGGCCACCGAGCCGATCCTGGAGCCGCCGACCGTTCCGGACGACCAGGCCGCGAAGGCCTACGCGAAGCGGAAACGTCGGGCGCAGTTGCTCGACACGCTCACCCATCCGTGGCGGCTGTTCCTCGACCGGCCGCCTCACGTCCTCACGTTGTCGGTCCCGCTCGCCGCCGCGGTGGTCGGTGCCCTCGTCGCCGGTGACCTCGCCTCGGTCGGCCTGTCGGCGCTATTCGACACGCCGCTGCGAACGACGGTTCTGCTGATCGTCGTGCCGCTGTTCGTCGCGCTCGTCCCGCTGGCAGCGTTCCAGGAACTCCGGCAGCGACGCCTCGATACGATCCGGCGCCGGTTCCCGAACGTCCTCTCGTCGTGGGCCAGTGCCAACCGGATGGGGTTGCGGCCCTCGGAGGCACTCCGTCTGGCGAGCGAGCGGGCCGACACGGCCCTCTCGGCGGAGATGCGCCGGGTGAACGATGAGACGGAGTGGTTCGACGACCTCCGTGGGGCGCTGTTACGTCTCGCTCGCCGGTCCCGGACCAGGATCGTCACGCGGACGCTACGGCTCATCGTCGAGGCCGACGAAGCCAGCGGGAACCTCGACGAGACACTGTCGGTCGCCGCCGAGGACGCTCGGATGCAGCGCGAACTCGAACGGGCGCGGACCCGGGAGCTATCCTCGTACGTCGTCGCCGCGCTCGTCTCCTTTTTCGTCTATCTGGCCATCCTCCTGTTGATCAACGAGTTCTACTTCGAGCAGGCGGTCGCGGTGGGCCAGCAGGCGACTACGGACGCGGAACTGCCGGTGAGTCTCCAGTCGATCGACACGGCAGGGTTCAAACTCGCCTTCATCCACTCGTCGCTGGTGCAGGCTCTGTTTATCGGGCTCGTGGCCGGAAAGCTATCGAGCGGGCGAGTCCTGGCGGGTCTCAAGTACAGTCTCGGACTGATGATCGTGACGGTCGTCGCGTTCGGGGTGGTCTGA